Proteins from a single region of Desulfolutivibrio sulfoxidireducens:
- a CDS encoding PAS domain-containing sensor histidine kinase has translation MDMSVFLEVVRDHPDALALVDASLSYVYANTAYLAEWGLSEDIAGRPVGDVVGRELYEKVVRENLMRCLAGEAVEFGRWVAYPGGERYKLVKYRSLRPAGREPVVMVSIADMTESRKTEERLRFQEKRLRDILDAMDFGIVIVDEHYGVRFANDHVTSQFGPVGEKRCHRYLHDLEEACPWCKNPEVFSGKTVRWQWQNETLGKTFEIFEAPIVDSDGVPAKLEVFRDLTPQLELKKRLRDMEGKFRTLVNQAPDAIFIQTGGAFAFLNTAAVELFGGTSPREFLGKPVLALFHPDDASLVTDRIHRLNDLRQNVPMVEERIVRRDGSVVEAEVAAVPFDWEGRHGALVFARDVSVRKAAEGELERSRKRFIERLTRSQEYYLKILEDFPALVWRADPSGKMDYFNRTWRAFTGNSLEREVGEGWLLGVHEEDRPACREVLARSLRDRTPFYLEYRLRRYDGVYRWVAGHGRPFHDLDGIFRGFVGSCQDVTERKEYERDIVRAKEVAESASRSKSEFLANMSHEIRTPLNGVMGMLQLMQTTGMDGEQTEYVDTALECSRKLMVILNDVLDLSRVESGRIELRLGEMDLPALVASVMGMFVEQGRKKGVAVRYEVRGDTPKTVLLDETRLRQVLFNLVGNAVKFTEKGGVDVRVWPVFPEDPQAPVALTFEVRDTGIGIPHGQLEYIFENFTQADGCLTRKHGGTGLGLAIVKRLVELMGGRVGVESELGKGSRFSFTLRVGVADGAEEAGRLSLRSLVAHPRKKTILVVEDDHQNLMFLRRTLEKMGYTVVSAENGRDGVAMADREGLDAIVMDIQMPVMDGLEAARIIRAGSGPSARKPIVALTAHAMVGDRERCLQAGMDDYLTKPVEILKLRGLLEKLFAAGQDPRDPTGRA, from the coding sequence ATGGACATGTCCGTGTTCCTCGAGGTCGTAAGGGACCATCCCGACGCCCTGGCCCTGGTGGACGCGTCGCTTTCCTATGTCTACGCCAACACGGCCTATCTGGCCGAATGGGGGCTGTCCGAAGACATCGCCGGTCGTCCGGTCGGCGATGTGGTGGGGCGGGAGCTGTATGAAAAGGTGGTCCGGGAGAACCTGATGCGCTGCCTTGCCGGGGAGGCTGTGGAATTCGGGCGATGGGTCGCATATCCCGGCGGCGAGCGATACAAGCTGGTCAAATACAGATCCCTGCGGCCCGCCGGCCGCGAGCCGGTCGTGATGGTGTCCATCGCGGACATGACGGAAAGCCGAAAGACCGAGGAGCGGCTGCGTTTCCAGGAAAAGAGGTTGCGGGATATCCTCGACGCCATGGATTTCGGCATCGTCATCGTCGACGAACACTACGGCGTGCGCTTCGCCAATGACCATGTGACCAGCCAGTTCGGTCCGGTCGGGGAAAAGAGGTGCCACCGATACCTGCACGATCTGGAAGAGGCCTGCCCCTGGTGCAAGAACCCGGAGGTCTTTTCCGGGAAAACGGTGCGCTGGCAGTGGCAAAACGAAACGCTGGGCAAGACGTTCGAGATCTTCGAGGCCCCCATTGTCGACAGCGACGGCGTCCCGGCCAAACTTGAGGTTTTCCGAGACCTTACCCCCCAACTGGAACTGAAAAAACGTCTTCGGGACATGGAGGGCAAGTTCCGCACCCTGGTCAATCAGGCCCCGGACGCCATCTTCATCCAGACCGGCGGGGCCTTCGCCTTCCTGAACACGGCCGCCGTGGAGCTTTTCGGCGGGACGTCGCCCCGGGAGTTTCTCGGCAAGCCCGTGCTGGCCCTTTTCCACCCCGATGACGCCTCCCTGGTGACGGATCGAATCCATCGGCTCAATGACCTGCGCCAGAACGTGCCCATGGTGGAGGAGCGCATCGTCCGCCGGGACGGTTCGGTGGTCGAGGCCGAGGTGGCGGCGGTGCCCTTCGACTGGGAGGGTCGCCACGGAGCCCTGGTCTTTGCCCGGGACGTGTCCGTGCGCAAGGCGGCCGAGGGGGAACTGGAACGCTCCCGGAAGCGGTTCATCGAGCGGCTGACCCGGTCCCAGGAATACTACCTGAAGATCCTCGAGGATTTTCCGGCCCTGGTCTGGCGGGCGGACCCTTCCGGAAAAATGGACTATTTCAATCGTACCTGGCGCGCCTTCACCGGAAATAGCCTGGAGCGGGAGGTGGGCGAGGGCTGGCTGCTGGGCGTTCACGAAGAGGACCGGCCGGCCTGCCGCGAGGTCCTGGCCCGGTCCCTGCGGGACAGGACCCCGTTCTACCTGGAATACCGGCTGCGGCGCTACGATGGCGTGTACCGGTGGGTGGCCGGCCACGGGCGGCCCTTCCATGATCTGGACGGGATTTTTCGCGGATTCGTGGGATCGTGCCAGGACGTCACGGAGCGCAAGGAATACGAACGCGACATCGTGCGGGCCAAGGAGGTCGCCGAATCGGCCAGCCGCTCCAAGTCGGAGTTTTTGGCCAACATGAGCCACGAGATCCGCACCCCCTTAAACGGGGTCATGGGCATGCTGCAACTCATGCAGACCACGGGGATGGACGGTGAACAGACCGAATACGTGGACACGGCTCTCGAGTGTTCGCGCAAACTCATGGTCATCTTAAACGATGTGCTCGATTTGTCCCGGGTGGAATCGGGCAGGATCGAACTGCGTCTCGGGGAGATGGATCTGCCGGCCCTGGTCGCCTCGGTCATGGGCATGTTCGTGGAGCAGGGGCGCAAAAAGGGAGTGGCCGTGCGCTACGAGGTCCGGGGGGATACCCCGAAAACCGTGCTGCTTGACGAGACGCGGCTGCGCCAGGTCCTGTTCAACCTTGTGGGCAACGCTGTAAAATTTACCGAGAAGGGCGGCGTGGACGTGCGGGTCTGGCCGGTTTTCCCTGAAGATCCCCAGGCCCCGGTCGCTCTCACCTTCGAGGTGCGCGACACGGGCATCGGCATTCCGCATGGCCAACTCGAGTACATTTTTGAGAATTTCACCCAGGCCGACGGCTGCCTGACCCGCAAACACGGGGGCACGGGCCTTGGGCTGGCCATCGTCAAGAGGCTGGTGGAACTCATGGGCGGCCGGGTCGGCGTGGAGAGCGAACTCGGGAAGGGCTCCAGGTTTTCTTTCACCCTGCGCGTCGGCGTGGCCGATGGGGCCGAAGAGGCGGGTAGGCTTTCCCTGCGTTCCCTGGTGGCGCATCCCAGGAAAAAAACCATCCTAGTGGTGGAGGACGATCACCAAAACCTCATGTTTTTGCGAAGGACCCTGGAGAAGATGGGCTATACCGTTGTCTCGGCCGAAAACGGGCGCGACGGCGTGGCCATGGCCGACCGGGAGGGCCTCGACGCCATTGTCATGGACATCCAGATGCCGGTCATGGACGGGTTGGAGGCGGCCAGGATCATCCGGGCCGGGAGCGGCCCCTCGGCCAGAAAACCCATCGTGGCCCTGACCGCCCACGCCATGGTCGGCGACCGGGAACGCTGTCTTCAGGCGGGCATGGACGACTACCTGACCAAGCCCGTGGAGATCCTGAAATTGCGCGGTCTGCTGGAGAAGCTGTTCGCCGCCGGACAGGACCCCCGCGACCCCACGGGCCGTGCCTGA
- a CDS encoding PilZ domain-containing protein, which translates to MLRRILQLFRPKQVSTAVHDLLENAAAQRAVFRIEAGEGSGPRRYFIAADISPGRLELEPRGLRLEGMHHWRGQRFAFRFILCSRECGRTQLFEFSSKVASIDARRDRLCLDFPDAVKSLERRQNVRIALQMRHMPRIGLWPVLGGDSGKTAPRIMSRPILDMGPGHSSIGLTIRNLSSGGIRLSFKKSEYAEHQGHLEAGRRLLVELSFSGKAFPSSHLFRIICCVRNVIPAEGNGRVEVGVQFLALHQQGRKPAWKNVEKGGVDDIGRLVHQFQVEYYKEIKKRLDRMPVAHPRKASQSS; encoded by the coding sequence ATGTTACGAAGAATCCTCCAGCTTTTTCGTCCCAAACAGGTTTCCACAGCCGTTCATGATCTCCTGGAAAACGCCGCCGCGCAAAGGGCCGTATTCCGCATCGAGGCCGGGGAGGGGTCAGGGCCGCGGCGCTATTTCATCGCCGCGGACATAAGCCCCGGACGCCTCGAACTGGAGCCGCGGGGCCTTCGCCTGGAGGGCATGCACCATTGGCGGGGACAACGCTTCGCCTTCCGGTTCATTCTGTGCTCGCGGGAATGCGGTCGAACCCAGCTTTTTGAATTCTCCTCCAAGGTGGCCTCCATTGACGCGCGCCGGGACCGCCTGTGCCTGGACTTTCCCGACGCGGTCAAAAGTCTGGAACGCCGCCAGAACGTGCGCATCGCCCTGCAGATGCGCCACATGCCGCGCATCGGCCTCTGGCCCGTGCTCGGAGGCGACTCCGGCAAGACCGCGCCCAGGATCATGTCCCGGCCCATCCTGGACATGGGACCTGGGCATTCGAGCATCGGCCTGACCATCCGCAACCTCTCCAGCGGCGGCATCCGGCTCTCCTTCAAAAAATCCGAGTACGCCGAGCATCAGGGGCATCTGGAAGCGGGCCGGCGCCTTTTGGTGGAGCTCTCCTTTTCCGGCAAGGCCTTCCCCTCGAGCCATCTGTTCCGGATCATTTGCTGCGTGCGCAACGTGATCCCGGCCGAGGGAAACGGCAGGGTGGAGGTGGGCGTGCAGTTTCTGGCCCTGCACCAGCAGGGGCGGAAACCAGCCTGGAAAAACGTGGAAAAGGGTGGTGTGGACGATATCGGACGATTGGTGCACCAGTTCCAGGTGGAGTATTACAAGGAGATCAAAAAGCGCCTGGACCGCATGCCCGTCGCCCATCCCCGCAAGGCGTCCCAGAGTTCGTGA
- a CDS encoding CofH family radical SAM protein, giving the protein MHDTSPAARRILDRPSSVRLTPDDALTLVREASPHDLCARAMDERLRRHGHAAYYVFNQHINFTNECVNACRFCAFSKRPGSPDAVTHTVDDIRAMIRRRLGQPVREMHIVGGLNPKLPFSYYLELVRAVARERPEAAIKAFTAVEVAHLADVEGRTEEDILAALMEAGLMMLPGGGAEVFSPALRAKLCPEKISGERWLRVHAKAHGLGLPTNATMLFGHIEAWEDRIEHLHALRALQDKTGGFLCFIPLPYQPGNNPLSARGPDGADYLRTIAISRLYLDNIPNLKAYWVMAGIKAAQMALWAGADDFDGTLVEERVGHAAGADTPKGLTVTELRQAIAMAGFTPVERDARFRPVEGG; this is encoded by the coding sequence ATGCATGATACATCCCCGGCCGCGCGCCGCATCCTGGATCGTCCCTCTTCTGTCCGCCTGACCCCGGACGACGCCCTGACCCTGGTCCGCGAGGCCTCCCCGCACGACCTGTGCGCCCGGGCCATGGACGAGCGGCTCCGCCGACACGGCCACGCCGCCTATTACGTCTTCAACCAGCACATCAACTTCACCAACGAGTGCGTCAACGCCTGCCGGTTCTGCGCCTTCAGCAAACGGCCCGGCAGCCCGGACGCCGTGACCCATACCGTGGACGACATCCGGGCGATGATCCGGCGGCGCCTGGGCCAGCCCGTGCGCGAGATGCACATCGTCGGGGGCCTCAACCCCAAACTGCCCTTCTCCTATTATCTCGAACTGGTGCGGGCGGTGGCGCGGGAGCGCCCCGAGGCGGCAATCAAGGCCTTCACCGCCGTGGAGGTGGCCCATCTGGCCGACGTGGAGGGCCGGACCGAGGAGGACATCCTGGCCGCGCTCATGGAGGCCGGACTCATGATGCTGCCCGGCGGCGGGGCCGAGGTCTTCTCCCCGGCGCTGCGGGCCAAGCTGTGCCCCGAAAAGATCTCCGGCGAACGCTGGCTGCGCGTCCACGCCAAGGCCCATGGCCTGGGCCTGCCCACCAACGCCACCATGCTCTTCGGACACATCGAGGCCTGGGAGGACCGCATCGAACACCTGCACGCCCTGCGCGCCCTCCAGGACAAAACCGGCGGCTTTTTGTGCTTCATCCCCCTGCCCTACCAGCCCGGCAACAATCCCCTCTCGGCCCGGGGCCCGGACGGGGCGGACTATCTGCGCACCATCGCCATCTCCCGGCTCTATCTGGACAATATCCCGAATCTCAAGGCCTACTGGGTCATGGCCGGGATCAAGGCCGCCCAGATGGCCCTGTGGGCCGGGGCCGACGACTTCGACGGCACGCTCGTGGAGGAACGCGTCGGCCACGCCGCCGGGGCCGATACCCCCAAGGGTCTGACCGTGACCGAGCTGCGCCAGGCCATCGCCATGGCCGGGTTCACCCCGGTCGAGCGCGATGCCCGGTTCCGGCCGGTGGAGGGAGGGTAA
- a CDS encoding Flp family type IVb pilin yields MLNKIMNFVRDEEGASAVEYGLLAALIAAVIVGIVTTLGTQLNTAFTTVSNALP; encoded by the coding sequence ATGTTGAACAAGATCATGAACTTCGTGCGCGACGAGGAAGGGGCTTCCGCGGTTGAATACGGGCTTCTGGCCGCTCTGATCGCCGCCGTCATCGTGGGCATCGTGACCACCCTGGGCACCCAGTTGAACACCGCCTTCACCACCGTCAGCAACGCCCTGCCCTAA
- a CDS encoding Flp family type IVb pilin, with the protein MLNKIMNFMRDEEGASAVEYGLLAALIAAVIVGIVTTLGTQLNTAFTTVSNALP; encoded by the coding sequence ATGTTGAACAAGATCATGAATTTCATGCGCGACGAGGAAGGGGCTTCCGCGGTTGAATACGGACTTCTGGCCGCTCTGATCGCCGCCGTCATCGTGGGCATCGTGACCACCCTGGGCACCCAGTTGAACACGGCCTTCACCACCGTCAGCAACGCCCTGCCCTAA
- a CDS encoding Flp family type IVb pilin yields MLNKIMNFVRDEEGASAVEYGLLAALIAAVIVGIVTTLGTQLNTAFTTVSNALP; encoded by the coding sequence ATGTTGAACAAGATCATGAACTTCGTGCGCGACGAGGAAGGGGCTTCCGCGGTTGAATACGGACTTCTGGCCGCTCTGATCGCCGCCGTCATCGTGGGCATCGTGACCACCCTGGGCACCCAGCTCAACACGGCCTTCACCACCGTCAGCAACGCCCTGCCCTAA
- a CDS encoding SDR family oxidoreductase: protein MTDKPILVTGATGYVGGRLVPKLLDAGRRVRAVGRSLDKLLARPWAVHPNVELVQADLSDLASTRAALAGCETAYYLVHSMHPHKRDFAAADRHAALIMARAAREEGLSRIIYLGGLGEDREDLSPHLKSRHEVALILSHGGTPLTHLRAAMILGSGSASFELMRYLVDRLPVMVTPAWVRTRCQPIAITNVLSYLAGCLDAPETVGRTFDIGGPDVLSYEDLFRVYAEEAGLGRRLIIPVPVMSPRLSGYWAQLVSPIPASLVVPLVEGLRNEVVCRENAIRQIIPQDLRTCRETIARALEKIRQNIVETSCTDAGCATPPEWLTVGDAPYAGGTVLECGYRARAAAEPGELWHALARIGGETGWYYGDALWRLRGFLDKLLGGVGLRRVGINPDTLRVGDPLDFWRVLTVAKNERLILLAEMKLPGEALLEFRLRRLADNVTELTAHSRFLPRGLGGLAYWYATYPLHQLVFAGLLEGLAHAAERPLLGRPERFTPAIPARAKRG, encoded by the coding sequence ATGACCGACAAACCCATCCTGGTCACCGGGGCCACAGGCTACGTGGGCGGACGCCTGGTGCCCAAGCTCCTCGACGCCGGACGCCGGGTCCGGGCCGTGGGCCGGTCCCTGGACAAGCTTTTGGCCAGGCCATGGGCCGTGCATCCGAATGTGGAACTGGTTCAGGCCGACCTCTCGGACCTGGCCTCCACCCGCGCCGCCCTGGCCGGCTGCGAGACGGCCTATTATCTGGTGCACTCCATGCATCCCCACAAACGGGATTTCGCCGCCGCCGACCGCCACGCGGCCCTGATCATGGCCCGGGCCGCCCGGGAGGAGGGCCTGTCGCGGATCATCTACCTGGGCGGGCTCGGCGAGGACCGCGAGGACCTAAGCCCCCATCTCAAGTCCCGCCACGAGGTGGCGCTGATCCTGTCCCACGGCGGCACGCCCCTGACCCACCTGCGCGCGGCCATGATCCTGGGCTCGGGCAGCGCCTCCTTCGAGCTCATGCGCTACCTGGTGGACCGGCTGCCGGTCATGGTCACCCCCGCCTGGGTGCGCACCCGTTGCCAGCCCATCGCCATCACCAACGTCCTGAGCTATCTGGCCGGCTGCCTGGACGCGCCCGAGACCGTGGGCCGGACCTTCGACATCGGCGGTCCGGACGTGCTCAGCTACGAGGACCTGTTCCGGGTCTACGCCGAGGAGGCGGGCCTTGGCCGGCGGCTGATCATCCCCGTGCCGGTCATGTCCCCAAGGCTTTCCGGATACTGGGCCCAGCTCGTAAGCCCCATCCCGGCCTCCCTGGTCGTGCCGCTGGTCGAAGGCCTGCGCAACGAGGTGGTGTGCCGGGAAAACGCCATCAGGCAGATCATCCCCCAAGACCTGCGCACCTGTCGGGAGACCATCGCCCGGGCCCTGGAAAAAATCCGGCAGAACATCGTGGAGACCAGTTGCACCGACGCGGGCTGCGCCACCCCGCCCGAATGGCTGACCGTGGGCGATGCGCCCTACGCCGGGGGCACGGTCCTCGAATGCGGCTACCGGGCCCGGGCCGCCGCCGAGCCCGGCGAGCTGTGGCACGCCCTGGCCCGCATCGGCGGGGAGACCGGCTGGTATTACGGAGACGCCCTGTGGCGGCTGCGGGGCTTTCTGGACAAGCTTCTCGGCGGGGTGGGGCTGCGCCGGGTGGGCATCAACCCCGACACCCTGCGGGTGGGCGATCCCCTGGATTTCTGGCGGGTGCTCACGGTTGCAAAGAACGAGCGCCTCATACTTCTGGCCGAGATGAAGCTGCCGGGCGAGGCCCTTTTGGAATTCCGCCTGCGGCGCCTGGCCGACAACGTGACCGAACTGACCGCCCACTCCCGGTTCCTGCCCCGGGGCCTGGGCGGGCTGGCCTACTGGTACGCCACCTATCCCCTGCACCAACTGGTCTTCGCCGGCCTGCTCGAAGGCCTGGCCCACGCCGCCGAAAGGCCCCTGCTCGGCCGCCCGGAACGTTTCACCCCGGCCATCCCGGCCCGGGCGAAGCGGGGGTGA
- a CDS encoding response regulator — MDPDTSTTPARIPAQPGPRVLLAEDCESARLAMEMCLRHLGCDPRCARNGHQALELFASGRFGMVFMDLEMPGMNGHEATARIRAMEKQRNLPPTPVIALTAHDDQDHREMCRRSGFTGYMVKPATIEGIRHVLSTCGHIPSDASPQP, encoded by the coding sequence ATGGATCCGGACACCAGCACCACGCCGGCTCGGATACCGGCCCAACCCGGCCCCCGGGTGCTCCTGGCCGAGGACTGCGAAAGCGCGCGGTTGGCCATGGAGATGTGTCTGCGCCATCTCGGATGCGACCCCCGTTGCGCCCGCAACGGCCACCAGGCCCTGGAACTGTTCGCCTCGGGCCGTTTCGGCATGGTGTTCATGGACCTGGAGATGCCGGGCATGAACGGCCACGAGGCCACGGCCCGCATCCGGGCCATGGAAAAGCAGCGGAACCTGCCGCCCACGCCGGTCATCGCCCTGACCGCCCACGACGACCAGGACCACCGGGAGATGTGCCGGCGTTCCGGTTTCACCGGCTACATGGTCAAGCCGGCCACCATCGAAGGCATCCGCCATGTGCTTTCGACCTGCGGCCACATCCCTTCCGACGCGTCCCCACAGCCGTAG
- a CDS encoding DUF2628 domain-containing protein: MRIVTDGEYRAFIGPEEHKYLPRFKRFDELAGNFKAGWHWPAFFFTFWWLLYRKLYLFAGVVFVASFVPYLNFAVMIASGLAGYHLYYRKARQDIERLKEAFPGKDVTEACAELGGVHRWVIWVGILVTILLLIAAFTLGFIGAMAND; the protein is encoded by the coding sequence ATGAGGATCGTCACGGACGGTGAATACCGGGCCTTCATCGGCCCTGAGGAACACAAGTATCTTCCCCGCTTCAAACGCTTCGACGAGTTGGCCGGCAATTTCAAGGCCGGTTGGCACTGGCCCGCGTTTTTTTTCACTTTTTGGTGGCTTCTGTACCGCAAGCTCTATCTCTTCGCCGGCGTGGTCTTCGTGGCTTCCTTCGTGCCCTACCTCAATTTCGCGGTAATGATCGCCTCGGGCTTGGCCGGCTACCACCTGTATTACCGCAAGGCCCGACAGGATATCGAGCGGCTCAAGGAGGCCTTTCCCGGAAAGGACGTCACCGAGGCCTGCGCCGAACTCGGCGGGGTACACCGCTGGGTGATCTGGGTGGGGATCCTGGTCACCATCCTCTTGCTGATCGCGGCCTTCACCCTTGGATTCATCGGGGCCATGGCCAACGACTAA
- a CDS encoding protein-tyrosine phosphatase family protein, whose product MSPPAHAYELTFVTPHLAVGHAPMTHEQLASLKAQGIDAILNLCAEFCDLHDIEAQAGFEVYYLPIPDEEAPPLPELEKALAWLDEAVYLGRKVLIHCRHGIGRTGTVLNAYLLRRGLGHAMAARILRPLRSKPANFDQWWSIRKYGRESGRLTIREPTLESRHLVDLGPFFYDYEGICALAEEYAPSGARCGREHTRCCATPIRLSFIEAVYLGHALSRTLQSRVRLAVIERAMDAARREREAAKSGPAGSGDFCLSDAGAACPLLEAGSCLLFDYRPLQCRTFETPTQAKAELWETLEPAVLTLSRQAYFAFTSEMDDGPPPRFSLPDVVSGRYVQVFFHHLMKKNGRNRGHTAAR is encoded by the coding sequence ATGTCCCCGCCCGCCCACGCCTACGAACTGACCTTCGTCACCCCGCATCTGGCCGTGGGACACGCGCCCATGACCCACGAGCAGCTCGCCTCCCTCAAGGCCCAGGGCATCGACGCGATATTGAACCTGTGCGCCGAGTTCTGCGACCTGCACGACATCGAGGCCCAGGCCGGGTTCGAGGTCTACTATCTGCCCATCCCGGACGAGGAGGCCCCGCCCCTGCCGGAGTTGGAAAAGGCCCTGGCCTGGCTTGACGAGGCCGTCTATCTGGGCCGAAAGGTGCTCATCCACTGTCGGCACGGCATCGGGCGCACGGGCACGGTCTTAAACGCCTACCTGCTGCGCCGGGGCCTGGGGCACGCCATGGCCGCCAGGATATTAAGGCCCCTGCGCTCCAAGCCCGCCAACTTCGACCAGTGGTGGTCCATCCGCAAATACGGCCGGGAAAGCGGCCGGCTGACCATCCGCGAACCCACCCTGGAGTCCAGGCATCTGGTGGATCTGGGGCCGTTTTTTTACGATTACGAGGGCATCTGCGCCCTGGCCGAGGAGTACGCCCCATCCGGGGCACGTTGCGGCCGGGAGCATACCCGCTGCTGCGCCACGCCCATCAGGCTGTCCTTCATCGAGGCCGTCTACCTGGGGCACGCCTTAAGCCGCACCTTGCAAAGCCGGGTGCGGCTCGCGGTCATCGAGCGGGCCATGGACGCGGCCCGACGCGAACGGGAGGCCGCAAAAAGCGGTCCGGCCGGGTCCGGGGACTTCTGCCTGTCCGACGCCGGGGCCGCATGTCCCCTGCTCGAGGCCGGAAGCTGCCTGCTTTTCGACTACCGGCCCCTGCAATGCCGCACGTTCGAAACCCCGACGCAGGCCAAGGCCGAGTTGTGGGAGACCCTGGAACCGGCCGTTCTGACCCTTTCCCGCCAGGCCTATTTCGCCTTCACCTCCGAGATGGACGACGGCCCGCCGCCACGCTTCAGCCTGCCCGACGTGGTTTCCGGGCGCTACGTGCAGGTCTTTTTCCACCACCTCATGAAGAAAAACGGAAGGAACAGGGGCCACACCGCCGCCAGATGA